The following coding sequences lie in one Cloeon dipterum chromosome 1, ieCloDipt1.1, whole genome shotgun sequence genomic window:
- the MESR3 gene encoding uncharacterized protein MESR3, whose translation MKKEKKSEKRWHLTTEMKSLVITSPNMNQYASCPQLVKGQTKAMPQETNELQAVKRFTAKYDSYQGLIQAASHRSDSPTSSEDEGKPATVTEQERMQTESFFRGLKTQVYVSSTLANLYFGTATHAPSGGNASPAEWELMYTGIPVVILDLGETRSRRKRRIQILLAERGSCFTLWKDTIDNLTSYKQVAASFHTMYLSSDHRRVVGLSFDSADAADELLAQIEALTSRPENISLSVPKGVRPAPTPSPPKRLPPKSQISQPCCFQHVTSVGVDDRSRYFSLQTLVDSLPPPVQPEEQ comes from the exons CACCTAACGACGGAGATGAAGTCACTGGTGATCACTAGTCCCAACATGAACCAGTACGCGTCGTGCCCGCAGCTGGTCAAAGGCCAAACGAAAGCGATGCCCCAGGAGACGAACGAGCTGCAAGCGGTCAAGCGTTTCACGGCGAAATACGACTCGTACCAGGGCCTGATCCAGGCGGCCAGCCACCGCTCCGACAGCCCCACGTCCTCCGAGGACGAAGGCAAACCCGCCACGGTCACCGAGCAGGAGCGCATGCAGACCGAGTCCTTCTTCAGGGGCCTCAAAACGCAGGTCTACGTCAGCAGCACCCTGGCCAACCTCTACTTCGGCACCGCCACGCACGCACCTTCAGg AGGCAACGCGAGTCCGGCCGAGTGGGAGCTGATGTACACGGGCATTCCCGTGGTGATCCTGGACCTGGGCGAGACGCGGTCGCGGCGCAAGCGGCGCATCCAGATCCTGCTGGCGGAGCGCGGCTCGTGCTTCACCCTGTGGAAGGACACGATCGACAACCTGACCTCGTACAAGCAGGTGGCGGCGTCGTTCCACACCATGTACCTGTCGTCGGACCACCGGCGGGTGGTGGGCCTCAGCTTCGACAGCGCCGACGCGGCCGACGAGCTGCTGGCGCAGATCGAGGCGCTCACCTCGCGCCCCGAGAACATCAGCCTGTCCGTGCCCAAGGGGGTGCGTCCGGCGCCGACCCCCAGCCCCCCCAAGCGCCTGCCGCCCAAGTCGCAGATTTCGCAGCCGTGCTGCTTCCAGCACGTGACCAGCGTCGGCGTCGACGACCGTTCGCGCTACTTCTCGCTGCAGACCCTGGTCGACAGTTTGCCGCCGCCCGTGCAGCCGGAAGAGcagtga